A window of Vibrio gazogenes genomic DNA:
GAATGGACTAAGCACTGCACCATGAGAACGCTCGTTTCTCATATTAAATAATAATAGTGAAAGTAAGAATTCCATTCTCTTGTTGGGCGTCGGTAGATTCTTCTCATCTGCAAGATCCAAGCATTTATAGGACGCATCCTTCGCTCTTTGCGTGGCCTTTTTACCGGATAAATAAAGCTTGAGAAAACTTGCTCCTTTGTTGATCCGCTCAGTCGATATAATACCAGTGGGCTCACCCGAATCATCTAATGCAAATCGCTTAATAAATTCATCATAAAATTGAGTACCAAGACAATAGCTGGCACGATCGGTTAATTGCTTACTATTACCATCGGCAAGAAAGTGTGCCTCACAAATTCGTTTTACGAGAAAACGACATGTCATGAGCGGAATATTTTCACACACCAGATCGATGATCGACTCCCAATCTCCCCTTGCTTGATTAAGAAGTTTCTGAGGCAGGCCTTGAACAATGCCTTTAATTCCTTTCCCCGAAAAGAAATAACCGCCAGCTTCGTCAATCACTTTAAAGCAATGATCAAACATATAATCTGGTCTGTAAGGGAGGAATTCCAATCCGTCGATTAAGTGACCGACACATGTTTGATATATCGGCTCATCACCGTAACCAAGCTGAACGGGAAAAAAAGGAATCAGCCTATTTGCTTTGTTTAGCATCTCTTCAAACTTACGCTCAGCTTTAAACTGAACAATTTCAGGGTATTTATTGTGGCAATGAACCCGTTCTTTCTTGAAATCCAAAATCAACCTCAAACAGTAAATAAATGTGGCACTTGATGCTGATTTCATCTGTGCTACCCATTAACTAAAAAACACCTATTCTGAACCCAAGAATATAGCGCCCAATGAACGATTGAGTTTAACAACAAAAACCGACGTAGTCCTTATTACATACCTTCGTTAAATACTAAATATGGCCTGTATTTGTGCTTTTGCTCTGGAAACTTCTGTTTAGGCTTCTGCGCAGATAATCAGGGTCGGATTGACTCACCCTTGCATATTGGTAAGAGTTACTGGCGCACAGGATGCTGATGCTACGGGAAAACGCGACGAATTTCTTGCTTTATCTTTTTGTAAGTTGTGGTGAAAGCGGGTGATACAAAGGTAAGCGAATCATTCAGGAAGAACGAGCGCAAATTCGTACTGGTCTTGACATGGCAATGCTGTCTGCGTTGCAGTCCAACCCCGTAATTAAAACGACTTATCAGCATCATCCTGAAATTCATCAAGAGCGAGTCCGGAGAAGGCTACGCTTTTGGTAGCCGGAACCTATTTAATTGGCTTGTTAAGCATGGTTACTGGAAACGAGAGCTGCACCAAACCCAACAAAGACCCCGCCAGTAATACGGTTAAACCATACTAAAGTTTTCTTTCTCTCCAGGTACTTTCTCAATTTAGAGGCCAATACAACATATGTGGCTAGAAACAAGAATGAACATACGGCGAATGTACCGGCCAATAAAGCAAATTGTGAGAAAACGGGTTGATCTAGATTGATAAATTGAGGAAATAAAGCCGTATAAAAGGCGATAGCTTTGGGATTACTGATACCTACAAGATAGGACTCGCTAAATATTTTTAAACGACTGGGGGCTGTAATGACTAATTTTTCAGTATGTTCCGTATGAGATAGAGGTTTAGAGCACCATGCCTTTACACCTAAATAAATCAGATACAAGCCACCTATAACTTTTATAGCAGTGTACAACAACGGAGACGCTAGAATTACGGCGCCTAAACCTACCGCCGACACTGAGGCCAAAGTGAGCATTGCTACAACATTGCCGACAACACCTATAAGTGCTTTTGAAAATCCATATTTTGCGCCATTTTTAATAGACAAAAATATCGCAGGTCCGGGGCTAGCTGTCGCTACAATACATATACCTAAATATATAAAATAGTCCATTAATTTATACTACGTATATATGTAATTAAAGCATAACGTTCCGTTTGATTGTGTACACCAATAAAATTAAAGTGTTTGTGTAACGCTAAACAGCAACCGCCAACGATAAACCACTTCAATTAAATTGGCTTGTTATGATTCGGATTCATCACCACTTGGGCGCAACTGATGCTGAAGACCTAACAAGAAGTTGCGAAGAATTTGGTCTTTGCACTCTCTATAGTGCTTATTATCCGGCTTACGGAAAAATGCACTGAGTTCATGCTTACTTAAACGAAAATCTACAAGTTGCATAATCTCTAAGATATCTTCCGCTTTCAAGTTCAAAGCAATGCGTAACTTCTGGAATACGATATTATGAGTTAACTTCTCTTCTGGCTTAGGCTGTTCACCTTCACGTTTACCACGCTTAAAATTGATAAAACCGTTCAGAAATATAGCCAACTCGGTGTCACTAAGTTCAACAAAAGACTCATCGTCTTCTTTTTTTAGCCAACGAATGACTTGTTCATCTGTCACAGTAAAGTCTGCTAAAGAGAAGATTTCAGTCATTACATTGTCTTTTAAATCAAAGGTATAACGTACACGGCGTAAAATATCATTATTGGTCAAAATAGTTCCTAGTTTCAGGTAAATCCAGTGCTATCAACACGATTACTGGAAGACTTGGATTTTATCAGATTTACGGCCTGCTCCCTACCCATTGTGTCCATTTGAGAGAAAATCATAACGCCTTATTCACCAGCGAGTAATTTGGCGTTGTTTTTAGCAGAAAACAGCGACTGAATAACCACCGTTCTCCTAGACAAATTTCGCCTATTCTTTGGACTGCAAATGCTATCCGTAATCATTCTATTCTGATGAACACATACATATACGACCTCTATACGAATAGTCAGTCCGACGTGAGCAAACGATTGCCCGAGTGAAGCATGTAGCGTAATATCTCCATAATTAACAAGGAGGTTTTTCATGTTTCGTATTTTTGCCCTATTGCTAACACTCTTTTCTTTTAACTGCTTTGCATCTGTAGCGCGTATTGCCATTGTTGGTGCAATGGATGTAGAAATTGAAGGTATTCTGCCCAAACTAACAAATGTTAAGCACAAAACCATTGGAAACCATATTTTTTATATTGGTGAACTAAATAAGAAGCCAGTCATCGTTACAAAATCTGGTGTCGGAAAAGTAAATGCAGCGCTCACTACAACATTGCTTGCGTCCAAATTTAATGTCACTTCAATTATATTTACTGGGATTGCAGGTGCTTGCTCTCCAGATTTAGAACCTATGGATGTAGTCATTTCAACGGCATTAGTGCAACATGATGTAGACTTAACAGCTTTCGGTAACCCTATAGGCTTGCTTGATGGTTATGAAAATCGAGAATTCTTACCTTCTGAGTCACTGGTTAATCAAGCATTGAAGGCTGCTCATTCTGTTTTAGGTGAAGATAAAGTAACAACAGGAACGATTGTTTCTGGTGACCAATTTATAGCAGATAAGAAAAAAGTAGCATTTTTGTATCAAGAATTCCAAGCTAAAGCGGTTGAAATGGAAGGCGCAGCTCTGGCACAAGTGGCTGATCAGTTTAATATCCCTTACGTTGTGATTCGTACTATTTCAGACAAAGCTGATGGCTCTGCATCACTTACTTATGATGAGATGAAAAATACAACCGCTCATAACTCGATATCAATTCTACTGGAAATGTTCAAATAAACTTTAGATTAACTGGTTGAAACCGATGCCATCATAACAATTTGATGGCATCATCCAGAGTTGGCAGTACGCCATCCCCCTTCGATTGAGAACTTTTCTTAATCTTTAATTAGATACTTACGCCCATCGAGCCTTTGTTACCAACAATTAGTAAAAATACTGAAAATGCAATGACACATTCTGTCTCTGATTAATTACGTTAAACCACAATTGGACACGTGATGAATCTGATGCTCTAAAATGTTTCTGTCAGATTAGGAAAAGGATGTTGATTCCTTGAGGTGCGTGTCCTGCTTATTTCTGTGTTAGCTGCTTATGCCATTTGCTTCGTTAAATAATGTCGTGCATGTGATACTGGATACTGCTCTAAAGACATCTGACATTCATAGCCGAGCTTTTCATAAAATGGTTTGGCTTGAAAGCTAAAGGTGTCCACCAATGAGAACATGCATCCCTTTGATTTTGCATAGGCTTCGAGCTTAGCCATCAACTCACTACCCATTCCAGAACCGCGTAATTCTTTATCTACCCAAAGAAAATTAACTAGTAGCCAACTCCCAAATATTTCGGCAGTTACGCCTGCGACTTTCTTCCCACGTTCAGTGATGTAGTACGCGATTTTATTACGCTCTATTCCATTCAGATACTGTGAGTTATGTTCAACCAAACCATCTCTAATTTCATTAATGCTCTCGTCTGAAGGAGACAAATCTAATTCAAATTCCATACAATTCCTCTTGGC
This region includes:
- a CDS encoding LysE family translocator: MDYFIYLGICIVATASPGPAIFLSIKNGAKYGFSKALIGVVGNVVAMLTLASVSAVGLGAVILASPLLYTAIKVIGGLYLIYLGVKAWCSKPLSHTEHTEKLVITAPSRLKIFSESYLVGISNPKAIAFYTALFPQFINLDQPVFSQFALLAGTFAVCSFLFLATYVVLASKLRKYLERKKTLVWFNRITGGVFVGFGAALVSSNHA
- a CDS encoding DUF1456 family protein, which encodes MTNNDILRRVRYTFDLKDNVMTEIFSLADFTVTDEQVIRWLKKEDDESFVELSDTELAIFLNGFINFKRGKREGEQPKPEEKLTHNIVFQKLRIALNLKAEDILEIMQLVDFRLSKHELSAFFRKPDNKHYRECKDQILRNFLLGLQHQLRPSGDESES
- a CDS encoding 5'-methylthioadenosine/adenosylhomocysteine nucleosidase: MFRIFALLLTLFSFNCFASVARIAIVGAMDVEIEGILPKLTNVKHKTIGNHIFYIGELNKKPVIVTKSGVGKVNAALTTTLLASKFNVTSIIFTGIAGACSPDLEPMDVVISTALVQHDVDLTAFGNPIGLLDGYENREFLPSESLVNQALKAAHSVLGEDKVTTGTIVSGDQFIADKKKVAFLYQEFQAKAVEMEGAALAQVADQFNIPYVVIRTISDKADGSASLTYDEMKNTTAHNSISILLEMFK
- a CDS encoding GNAT family N-acetyltransferase → MEFELDLSPSDESINEIRDGLVEHNSQYLNGIERNKIAYYITERGKKVAGVTAEIFGSWLLVNFLWVDKELRGSGMGSELMAKLEAYAKSKGCMFSLVDTFSFQAKPFYEKLGYECQMSLEQYPVSHARHYLTKQMA